Proteins co-encoded in one Hyla sarda isolate aHylSar1 chromosome 4, aHylSar1.hap1, whole genome shotgun sequence genomic window:
- the ZC3HC1 gene encoding zinc finger C3HC-type protein 1 isoform X1 encodes MAAPSNETTTGIPLRSPVGTPGKVRDLINEGIVNEDRCGNDRKDSSILSEENNSFKALDDTDSCEATSKEAFYSRVETFSSLKWAGKPPELSPLICAQYGWSNIECDMLKCSSCGAYLCASLQPVLDFNKYKQRCLELQEALKTSHEKFCFWPDSPCQEHFWTLLVSEPSSVITDFIECFQNLCHLELQLPSLKHEDLKSMDVTEDTVSRLLHLIEDELQGRDNATYSLLGDSLQVHISACILALCGWNSSHSCSSFPLSIINCPRCMRKVGLWSFQQLEAVDLDTSLGPPSTPLSPGEGFSEKVHLGVMSPNRRITRSQDTEQSPSSANTQVRNGASSVSSESDIVRSRPVTRSMGHGETPGASEMYSSPHRKAKRPRLCSTSSIDSSPKGCFDPLNQHRSWCPWLKVGQRGDRGKSEAKENGKSDQIAVAGWKQVLQVLLEEEKSRTRVEADSSSVPEKSRKVFRIFRQWQASSSS; translated from the exons ATGGCGGCGCCCAGTAATGAGACCACGACGGGAATCCCGCTCAGATCTCCCGTAGGAACCCCCGGGAAAGTACGGGATTTGATCAATGAGGGTATAGTAAATGAGGATCGGTGCGGCAACGACCG TAAGGACTCAAGTATTCTGTCAGAAGAAAACAATAGTTTTAAAGCATTAGATGATACAGACTCGTGTGAGGCAACAAGCAAAGAAGCATTCTACTCCAGGGTGGAAACCTTCTCC TCTCTAAAATGGGCTGGAAAACCTCCAGAACTGTCTCCTCTCATCTGTGCTCAGTATGGATGGTCAAACATAGAGTGTGACATGCTCAAGTGCTCCAGCTGCGGTGCCTACCTCTGTGCCAGCCTCCAGCCAGTCTTGGATTTCAACAAGT ATAAGCAGCGCTGCTTGGAATTACAGGAAGCCCTGAAGACCTCTCATGAAAAGTTCTGTTTTTGGCCAGATAGTCCATGTCAAG AACATTTCTGGACCCTTCTGGTATCTGAGCCCTCCTCAGTAATCACTGATTTTATAGAATGTTTTCAGAATCTTTGTCACTTGGAGCTGCAACTTCCATCCCTGAAACATGAGGATCTGAAAAGCATG GACGTTACAGAGGATACTGTAAGCCGGCTGCTTCACTTGATTGAGGATGAGCTACAAGGACGAGATAATGCCACTTACAGCTTGCTGGGTGACTCTCTACAGGTGCACATCTCTGCCTGCATTCTGGCACTTTGTGGATGGAACAGCAG CCATTCCTGCAGTTCTTTTCCTCTGTCTATCATTAACTGTCCTCGATGTATGCGGAAGGTTGGCCTATGGAGCTTccagcagctggaggctgtagATCTAGACACATCTCTAGGCCCACCAAGCACTCCATTGTCTCCAGGAGAAGGATTTAGTGAAAAAGTACATTTGGGAGTTATGTCCCCTAATAGAAGGATCACACGTAGCCAGGACACTGAACAG AGTCCTTCCTCAGCTAACACACAGGTGCGTAATGGAGCATCTTCAGTCTCTTCTGAGTCAGATATTGTACGGAGCCGCCCAGTGACCCGAAGCATGGGACATGGAGAGACCCCAGGGGCATCTGAAATGTATTCCAGTCCTCATCGTAAGGCTAAACGCCCTAGACTCTGCTCCACTAGTAGCATT GATTCTTCTCCCAAAGGCTGTTTTGACCCACTAAATCAGCACAGAAGTTGGTGCCCTTGGTTGAAAGTGGGACAAAGAGGTGACAGGGGCAAATCAGAAGCAAAGGAAAATGGAAAGTCAGACCAGATAGCAGTTGCTGGATGGAAGCAAGTGTTGCAAGTTCTTCTTGAAGAGGAAAAATCCAGGACCCGAGTGGAAGCAGATTCTTCA
- the ZC3HC1 gene encoding zinc finger C3HC-type protein 1 isoform X2, which translates to MAAPSNETTTGIPLRSPVGTPGKVRDLINEGIVNEDRCGNDRKDSSILSEENNSFKALDDTDSCEATSKEAFYSRVETFSSLKWAGKPPELSPLICAQYGWSNIECDMLKCSSCGAYLCASLQPVLDFNKYKQRCLELQEALKTSHEKFCFWPDSPCQEHFWTLLVSEPSSVITDFIECFQNLCHLELQLPSLKHEDLKSMDVTEDTVSRLLHLIEDELQGRDNATYSLLGDSLQVHISACILALCGWNSSHSCSSFPLSIINCPRCMRKVGLWSFQQLEAVDLDTSLGPPSTPLSPGEGFSEKVHLGVMSPNRRITRSQDTEQSPSSANTQVRNGASSVSSESDIVRSRPVTRSMGHGETPGASEMYSSPHRKAKRPRLCSTSSIDSSPKGCFDPLNQHRSWCPWLKVGQRGDRGKSEAKENGKSDQIAVAGWKQVLQVLLEEEKSRTRVEADSSASILITRWSVPAD; encoded by the exons ATGGCGGCGCCCAGTAATGAGACCACGACGGGAATCCCGCTCAGATCTCCCGTAGGAACCCCCGGGAAAGTACGGGATTTGATCAATGAGGGTATAGTAAATGAGGATCGGTGCGGCAACGACCG TAAGGACTCAAGTATTCTGTCAGAAGAAAACAATAGTTTTAAAGCATTAGATGATACAGACTCGTGTGAGGCAACAAGCAAAGAAGCATTCTACTCCAGGGTGGAAACCTTCTCC TCTCTAAAATGGGCTGGAAAACCTCCAGAACTGTCTCCTCTCATCTGTGCTCAGTATGGATGGTCAAACATAGAGTGTGACATGCTCAAGTGCTCCAGCTGCGGTGCCTACCTCTGTGCCAGCCTCCAGCCAGTCTTGGATTTCAACAAGT ATAAGCAGCGCTGCTTGGAATTACAGGAAGCCCTGAAGACCTCTCATGAAAAGTTCTGTTTTTGGCCAGATAGTCCATGTCAAG AACATTTCTGGACCCTTCTGGTATCTGAGCCCTCCTCAGTAATCACTGATTTTATAGAATGTTTTCAGAATCTTTGTCACTTGGAGCTGCAACTTCCATCCCTGAAACATGAGGATCTGAAAAGCATG GACGTTACAGAGGATACTGTAAGCCGGCTGCTTCACTTGATTGAGGATGAGCTACAAGGACGAGATAATGCCACTTACAGCTTGCTGGGTGACTCTCTACAGGTGCACATCTCTGCCTGCATTCTGGCACTTTGTGGATGGAACAGCAG CCATTCCTGCAGTTCTTTTCCTCTGTCTATCATTAACTGTCCTCGATGTATGCGGAAGGTTGGCCTATGGAGCTTccagcagctggaggctgtagATCTAGACACATCTCTAGGCCCACCAAGCACTCCATTGTCTCCAGGAGAAGGATTTAGTGAAAAAGTACATTTGGGAGTTATGTCCCCTAATAGAAGGATCACACGTAGCCAGGACACTGAACAG AGTCCTTCCTCAGCTAACACACAGGTGCGTAATGGAGCATCTTCAGTCTCTTCTGAGTCAGATATTGTACGGAGCCGCCCAGTGACCCGAAGCATGGGACATGGAGAGACCCCAGGGGCATCTGAAATGTATTCCAGTCCTCATCGTAAGGCTAAACGCCCTAGACTCTGCTCCACTAGTAGCATT GATTCTTCTCCCAAAGGCTGTTTTGACCCACTAAATCAGCACAGAAGTTGGTGCCCTTGGTTGAAAGTGGGACAAAGAGGTGACAGGGGCAAATCAGAAGCAAAGGAAAATGGAAAGTCAGACCAGATAGCAGTTGCTGGATGGAAGCAAGTGTTGCAAGTTCTTCTTGAAGAGGAAAAATCCAGGACCCGAGTGGAAGCAGATTCTTCA